A genomic segment from Necator americanus strain Aroian chromosome III, whole genome shotgun sequence encodes:
- a CDS encoding hypothetical protein (NECATOR_CHRIII.G9025.T2) — protein MLTEFDETCGCIGLQLNLQKTMFMRNGCVSDAPFMLNGTNISECTSYVYLGRELNMMNDLTPELGRRRRAAWGAYKKIEDVVKKTRNTWLRAHLFNTTVLPVLTYASETWAFRKQEENAVSVIERAIERVLGVSRFTQVRDGIQSSLLRQRSKIRDVAAFAKESKIRWAGHVMRFNDNRWTRAVSDWVPRNIKRTRGRPPTRWSARKEEPLGYSGTRSGQMEELLAPPRPVRRSTRVEVIELIRSISNIIANFVESI, from the coding sequence atgctgaccgaattcgacgaaacatgtggatgcatcggtcttcagctgaatctacaaaagacgatgttcatgcgcaacggatgcgtctcggatgccccattcatgctcaatggaacgaacatatccgaatgcaccagctacgtttatctgggtcgggaattgaacatgatgaatgaCCTCACCCCCGaactgggcaggaggagacgagcggcttggggagcgtacaagaaaatcgaggatgtagtgaagaagaccaggaacacttggctccgtgctcacctcttcaacaccaccgtacttcctgttttgacctatgcttcggaaacctgggcatttcgcaagcaggaagaaaacgcggtgagcgtcattgaacgcgcaattgagagagtgctaggagtatcccgtttcacgcaagtcagggacgggattcaaagttctctcctacgtcagcgatcgaagattagagacgtcgccgcgtttgccaaggaaagtaaaataaggtgggccggacacgtgatgcgctttaacgacaaccgttggaccagagccgtgagcgactgggttccccgcaatattaagcgcactagaggaagaccgccgacccgatggtcagcgcgaaaggaggaaccactgggctactctggaacgcgatcgggacaaatggaagaattactggcgccccctcgaccagttcgaagatcaacgagaGTCGAGGTGATCGAGTTGATTAGAAGCATCAGCAATATCATTGCTAATTTCGTGGAATCCATCTAA
- a CDS encoding hypothetical protein (NECATOR_CHRIII.G9026.T1), whose translation MDNIDEEYDRLVEHLHDCAKKAESFKITKRRLSLETLELIWQRGAARAAGKQQLTSELAKLCREAIKEDLKERRAEVLAEAAEAGKSFRYARQDEDDCSPQPEGNNHCIEKGNGENHVRLLL comes from the coding sequence atggacaacatcgacgaggagtatgaccggctcgttgaacaccttcacgactgcgcgaagaaggctgagagttttaaaatcaccaagagacgcctgtctcttgaaactcttgagctaaTATGGCaacgtggagcagcacgagccgcagggaagcAACAACTCACATCAGAgctcgcaaagctttgcagagaggcgataaaggaagaccttaaagagagaagagcagaagtgctagctgaagctgcagaggcgggaaaaagctTCCGTTATGCCCgtcaagacgaggatgactgctctccgcaacccgaagggaacaaccattgcatcgagaaggggaatggagaaaatcatgtacgacttctactctga
- a CDS encoding hypothetical protein (NECATOR_CHRIII.G9025.T1), producing the protein MPLCLTFIDLKKAFDSVETEAVVEALDNQGVPTQYIKVDGRQLPHLRFADDIVLVTPSISQAERMLTEFDETCGCIGLQLNLQKTMFMRNGCVSDAPFMLNGTNISECTSYVYLGRELNMMNDLTPELGRRRRAAWGAYKKIEDVVKKTRNTWLRAHLFNTTVLPVLTYASETWAFRKQEENAVSVIERAIERVLGVSRFTQVRDGIQSSLLRQRSKIRDVAAFAKESKIRWAGHVMRFNDNRWTRAVSDWVPRNIKRTRGRPPTRWSARKEEPLGYSGTRSGQMEELLAPPRPVRRSTRVEVIELIRSISNIIANFVESI; encoded by the exons atgccgctctgtctcaccttcatcgacttaaagaaggccttcgactcagttgagacggaagcggtcgtggaagccttggacaaccaaggcgtccctactcagtacataaag gttgatggtcggcagctaccccatttgcgctttgctgatgacatcgtactggtaacacctagcatcagccaagcggaacgaatgctgaccgaattcgacgaaacatgtggatgcatcggtcttcagctgaatctacaaaagacgatgttcatgcgcaacggatgcgtctcggatgccccattcatgctcaatggaacgaacatatccgaatgcaccagctacgtttatctgggtcgggaattgaacatgatgaatgaCCTCACCCCCGaactgggcaggaggagacgagcggcttggggagcgtacaagaaaatcgaggatgtagtgaagaagaccaggaacacttggctccgtgctcacctcttcaacaccaccgtacttcctgttttgacctatgcttcggaaacctgggcatttcgcaagcaggaagaaaacgcggtgagcgtcattgaacgcgcaattgagagagtgctaggagtatcccgtttcacgcaagtcagggacgggattcaaagttctctcctacgtcagcgatcgaagattagagacgtcgccgcgtttgccaaggaaagtaaaataaggtgggccggacacgtgatgcgctttaacgacaaccgttggaccagagccgtgagcgactgggttccccgcaatattaagcgcactagaggaagaccgccgacccgatggtcagcgcgaaaggaggaaccactgggctactctggaacgcgatcgggacaaatggaagaattactggcgccccctcgaccagttcgaagatcaacgagaGTCGAGGTGATCGAGTTGATTAGAAGCATCAGCAATATCATTGCTAATTTCGTGGAATCCATCTAA
- a CDS encoding hypothetical protein (NECATOR_CHRIII.G9025.T3): MSISSSPSEGRRTCYSRGSSVRNTTWCYVGKKSYGTRSGQRPEQLKNLSPAVINTLARLLTHYLSEYKVPKQWKTSKTVLLYKKGDPHEIGNYRPICLLSVIYKLFTRVILNRIEKVLDEGQPCEQAGFRKGFSTIDHIHTASKLIEVSREYKMPLCLTFIDLKKAFDSVETEAVVEALDNQGVPTQYIKVIRELYSNFTTGISPFCKNIIIDVKRGVRQGDTISPKIFTATLENAMRKLEWNDM, encoded by the coding sequence ATGTCCATttcctcctcaccatctgagggaagacggacatgttattccagaggttcttccgtccgaaatacgacatggtgttatgtcggtaagaaatcgtacggcacccggtccggACAGagaccagaacaactgaagaaccttTCGCCAGCagtcatcaacaccctggcgaggctcctTACACATTACCTCTCGGAAtacaaggttcctaaacagtggaagaccagcaagaccgtgttattgtataaaaagggagatccacatgaaatcggcaactatcgcccaatctgcctactgtccgtcatctacaagctctttacaagagtaatccttaataggattgaaaaagtcttggatgaaggacagccatgcgagcaagcagggtttcgaaaaggattcagcacgattgaccacattcacactgcttcgaaactcatcgaggtatcacgagagtacaagatgccgctctgtctcaccttcatcgacttaaagaaggccttcgactcagttgagacggaagcggtcgtggaagccttggacaaccaaggcgtccctactcagtacataaaggtaattcgagagttgtacagtaacttcacgaccggaatttcgccattctgcaagaacatcatcattgacgtgaagaggggggtccgacagggtgatacaatttcacctaaaatattcacagccaccctcgagaacgcaatgcgaaagttggaatggaaCGACATgtga